From Hypomesus transpacificus isolate Combined female chromosome 3, fHypTra1, whole genome shotgun sequence:
GCGTGACGACTGAGACGTCCGACCTGTGTCCCTTGCAGCCAGACGGGGAAGAAGCTGATGGCTAAGTGCCGCATGCTGAtccaggagaaccaggagcTGGGCCGCCAGCTGTCCCAGGGACGCACCGCCCAGCTGGAGGCCGAGCTGGCCCTGCAGAAGAAGTACAGCGAGGAGCTCAAGGGCAGCCAGGACGGTGAGGGGAATGCATACTTGTCTCTATTCCATCTCTACGGCTCTCTTTCCTATTTCCTCTTTACCTAGCGCTACACCAGGTTTACTCCATATCAGCTTCATATATGCTACTCTCTTTACTACCCTATTTATGGGCTGTCCTGCTGTCTCCGTGGATTGCGTTCTTCCTAAATTGTGAGTCTTTCCACGTTGCCAACATATGTGTGTCTGACTATTTTTGGCAGAGTTGAAGGACTTCATCATCCAGCTGGACGAGGAGGTAGAGGGCATGCAGAGCACCATCCTggtcctgcagcagcagctgaaGGAGTCccgacagcagcagcaggcccagGGCCCGGCCCCCGGgggcccagcccccagcccggCCCCCGGGGGCCCCACACCGCCGGCCCCTAAGCAGGCCTGGCCGGCCGGGCTGGTGAATGGCCCAGGCAGCACTAGCCCTACTCATAGGACAGCAGTAACAGGCCTGGGCCCTGCCCCAGAGAAAGACAGCCAAGCAGAGCAGGAGTCCCTACCATCGCCCTCCACCGGGGCCGATGCAAAACTGTCCAACTCCAACCACTCTGGGGATGTGAACCAGCTTAGCGAGGGCTATGAGACTGTAGACTCCCCCACTGGCAGTGAGGCGTCCTTCACGCAGCACTCCATAGACTGGACCCCAGAGCCCCAGGAGGAGAGCACACTGGCTGGGAAGGCCATGAGAACTGCAGGCTCACGTCAAGCTCAGAATGGCTTGAATGTTTCAGTTTAGGGTCTAAGACAGttggctctcactctctctttcttttgtgaCTAGAAATCATGCCCTGATGCTCTACCTAGGTTCCTGCTGGTGTCCGTCAGACTATGTAGAAACAGACTTACTGAATAGGACACTATGCAGTGATTCGGAAATACATTCTCAGAGATTCCTTTGAATCTTTCCATGGAGACAGTGAG
This genomic window contains:
- the LOC124466201 gene encoding pre-mRNA-splicing regulator WTAP-like, translating into MTEEPLPKRVRLCESDLKTLPREELCERWKEEEAYVQTLESKYSETNSNEVTCLRESEESLKLQQQEAARRENILVMRLATKEQEMQECTTQIQYLKQAQQPNLAHLRSMTVDPAVNLFFLKMKSELEDTKDKLEQAQNELSAWKFTPDSQTGKKLMAKCRMLIQENQELGRQLSQGRTAQLEAELALQKKYSEELKGSQDELKDFIIQLDEEVEGMQSTILVLQQQLKESRQQQQAQGPAPGGPAPSPAPGGPTPPAPKQAWPAGLVNGPGSTSPTHRTAVTGLGPAPEKDSQAEQESLPSPSTGADAKLSNSNHSGDVNQLSEGYETVDSPTGSEASFTQHSIDWTPEPQEESTLAGKAMRTAGSRQAQNGLNVSV